In Pseudomonadota bacterium, one genomic interval encodes:
- the gspI gene encoding type II secretion system minor pseudopilin GspI, which produces MTSRFTKFNQKGFTLLEVLVALAILGIAVTYVLQLFSTNMRTISLSRDYGLAAMQAEARMRQVLDDDQLNEQSWSEVTSEGYRLDLKVSNVLVDRTDNLAVKLLAIDLTIRWQKGVKERSLTLRTVKLTNKTGFKL; this is translated from the coding sequence ATGACCTCAAGATTCACAAAATTCAACCAAAAAGGATTCACCCTCCTGGAAGTGCTTGTGGCCCTCGCCATCCTGGGTATTGCTGTTACCTATGTCCTGCAGCTCTTTTCAACAAATATGAGAACGATATCCTTGTCGAGAGACTACGGGTTGGCTGCCATGCAGGCAGAGGCAAGGATGAGACAGGTCCTTGACGATGATCAATTGAATGAGCAATCGTGGAGCGAGGTAACAAGCGAGGGTTACCGGTTGGACCTGAAGGTGTCCAATGTTCTTGTTGACCGGACGGACAATTTGGCGGTAAAACTTTTAGCGATCGACCTGACCATCCGCTGGCAGAAAGGCGTTAAAGAAAGGTCCCTGACGTTGAGAACGGTCAAGCTTACAAATAAAACAGGATTCAAATTGTGA
- a CDS encoding prepilin-type N-terminal cleavage/methylation domain-containing protein codes for MNVRGFTLLELLISISLIVIIVVIVTGAMRLGYRSVEVGEKKIDSLNRLRMSLRIIDAQLQSEVPLVHDGENGREFYFRGDRKSLQFSTNYSIWDGRQGYVIAAYRIESDDHGRQVLYVSENVIGLKSKRETKLFDDMDDIYFEYFDRVTTKEDKWTPQWVETTDIPEKVRIQIYQGVTKLSLIIPMRARESLLRTTQ; via the coding sequence GTGAATGTCCGTGGCTTTACACTCCTGGAACTCCTGATCTCCATTTCCCTGATCGTGATAATTGTCGTCATTGTCACCGGTGCGATGCGGCTGGGCTATCGTTCCGTCGAAGTTGGTGAGAAAAAGATAGATTCCCTTAATCGGCTTCGTATGTCCCTCCGCATCATCGATGCGCAGCTTCAGTCAGAGGTTCCTCTCGTACATGACGGGGAAAACGGTAGAGAATTCTATTTCAGGGGCGACAGAAAATCGCTTCAATTTTCAACAAACTATTCCATCTGGGATGGAAGGCAAGGCTATGTCATAGCCGCCTACAGGATAGAATCTGATGATCATGGGAGACAGGTGTTGTATGTGTCGGAAAATGTCATCGGTCTCAAGAGCAAAAGAGAGACGAAACTCTTTGATGACATGGATGACATCTATTTCGAGTATTTTGATAGGGTTACCACAAAAGAAGATAAATGGACGCCGCAGTGGGTGGAAACGACGGACATCCCCGAAAAAGTGAGGATTCAGATCTATCAGGGGGTGACGAAACTTTCCCTGATTATTCCCATGAGAGCAAGAGAATCGTTGCTGAGGACCACACAGTAA